cgtagactaaacttctctcacaagcgaaacatgatcacaccttagtacttttgggtgttaatcacatagcgatgtgaactagattattgactctagtaaaccctttgggtgttggtcacatgacgatgtgaactatgggtgttaatcacatgatgatgtgaactattggtgttaaatcacatggcgatgtgaactagattattgactctagtgcaagtggaagactgaaggaaatatgccctaaaggcaataataaaattattatttatttccttatttcatgattaatgtttattagtcatgctagaattgtattaaccggaaacataatacatgtgtgaatacatagacaaacatagtatcactagtatgcctctacttgactagctcgttaatcaaacatggttaagtttcctaaccatagacatgagttgtcatttgattaacgggatcacatcattaggagaatgacgtgattgactcgacccattctgttagcttagcacttgatcatttagtatgttgctattgctttcttcatgacttatacatgttcctatgactatgagattatgaaactcccgtttacaggaggaacactttatgtgctaccaaacgtcacaacgtaattgggtgattatgaaggtgctctataggtgtctccgaaggtacttgttgagttggcgtatttcaagattaggatttctcacaccgatcgtcggagaggtatctctgggcccacccggtaatacacatcactataagccttgtaagcattgtaactaatgagttagttgcgggatgatgtattacggaacaagaaagagacttgccggtaacaagattgaactaggtattgagatattgacgatcgaatctcgggcaagtaacatactgatgacaaagggaacaatgtatgttgttatgcagtttggccgataaagatcttcgtagaatatgtaggagccaatatgagcagtcaggttcctctattggttattgaccggagacgtgtctcggtcatgtctacatagttctcgaacccgtagggtccgcatgcttaacgtttggtgatgatttatattatgagtttatgtgttttgatgtaccgaaggtagttcggagtcccggataagatcggggacatgacgaggagtctcgaaatggtcgatacgtaaagtcgatatattggacgactataatcggacatcggaaaggttccgagtgattcgggttttttcggagtatcggagagttacgggaattcaccgaggACTATATGGGCCAAGATTgcccttagtggagaagaggaggggcggctagggcagacCGCGCGCCcttccccctctagtctgaattggacaaggagggggggcagcgcccccctttccttcctttctctatttcccttcctttccccctcctactccaactaggaaaagagggagtcctactcccggtgggagtaggactcctccctggcacgccctcccctggccagtcgcctcctcccccctggtcctttatatacgggggcaggggggcacctctagacacaacaattgatctcttgatctcttagccgtgtgcggtgccccctccaccatattccaccacgatcatatcgtagcggtgcttaggcgaagccctgagtcGGTAGCAACATGATCACCGTCACCATggtgtcatgctgacggaactctcccgtgaagatctgctggatcggagttcgcgggacgtcatcgagctgaacgtgtgctgaactcggaggtgccgtacgttcggtacttggatcgatcggatcgtgaagacgtatgactacatcatccgcgttgtgctaacgcttccgctttcgggctacgagggtatgtagacagcactctcccctctcgttgctatgcatcaccatgatcctgtgtgtgcgtaggatttttttttttgaaattactacgttccccaacaaaacccgTCTCAAACGGCTAGGCAGGCCGCCTGGTCACCGCCCGTTCACGATTTTTCATCCAGATGGGCCTCTCAAACGGCCCTCAAATGCCCACCCTGACCGACACCCcaatatccagcccaaatatggggcaaaTATGGGGGCGTCCGGGCACATCCACTATGTCGGCCTGATGGCGTGGCCCCAGCCAGAAACGCCAGGAAACCCGGCGGTCCGACGGAGGCCGCATCCATCAGTGCGATGGGATCGCCACGTGGCACTGCTCCGGCTCGCCGCCTAAGACGACATCTGCCTATTTAAGCCGACCGACGTCCCGCAACCCTAACCCATCCCCCTTCCCCTCTTCGCGCCACCAGTCCGAGCCcttccacctcctccctctcccgctcAGGCGCTCTGCTCACGCTCCAGCACTCCGTCATGGTCCGGAGCAAGATCGCCTACTATGCCATGCTGACACGAGAGCCGGGCACGGAGATCGTCGTGATCTCCAATGAGAAGTAGATAGGATCAGTGTAGTACATAGGTTCTACTTCTTCTGTATGTCTTTGTATGGATATAAGAATGGAGTATGAGATGTCCGGATGCAAGAAGTAAAATTTAAGGCATGTCCGATCACTGCCCGCGGACGTGCCTGGGCGATCGCGGGTGTTTGAGGGGCTATATTTGTAATATGTGGCTGCAGAAGGGACATGGAgtatgtgagctcgagctcacgtggaccctttgctacagtaaaatcgaaaaaattaTCTAAAAAATTCAAAATATCTTATTTATTTGACAACAAACATTGATGTGTGTTTCACATGCGTGCCATTTTTTGTGATGAAATGACATTTGTGGAGGCCTCGGTAAAGAAGACAAATTCATGCTTAAAAAACTGTTTTTGGAAGCATTTTGGAGTATCGATTTTGTTTTTTCACTGAGACTTGCATGAATGTAATTTTGTCATGAAATTTTGCACGCATGTCAAAAAGACATCAATGTTTGTTgtaaaaaaatagattttttggaACCTTTTAAATAtgtttttcgattttactgttgcAAAGGGTGCATGTGAGCTCAAGCTCACAAGAGCACTTTCGGCTGTAGAAGCTCTTATATGGTATTACAGTGTAGTACAAGAGCTAACCGGCCTGTGGTTGAAGAAAATGCAGCTAACCATACTCAGGCTACATGCATTGACGCAACGAGTAGACAAGACGGATGCTGTATGCATGTCGtgctttgatgcatgcatgtaagGGTCCGTGAGCATTTAAAGTAAATGTAGTATTCCACCATCTTCTGCGTACTAACTCTAGCTACGAGATGAACCCAAGGGGCCATTTCATTCTTGTCTATCCTTCGGAGCACTCAGAGCTTCAGCTAGAAACGCCAAAGCTCATGGTGTTCCAGCCTGGCAACAACACCAGCTTTCTTGGCGTTTCCATGTAAAGTAAAAACGCGAGTTAGCTTGGCGTTTGAATATGGAACTAAAACATGAGCTATCTCGGTGTTTCTGTATGGGGAAGAAACGTCATGTGCTGTGGCGTTATTACAAGGGTCAGATCATGAAATACTTTATGTCTGCCAAGAATTGCTGAAAAGGTCAGAACAGTGATTTCGGCCTCTTCTCATGTCCTCTCTACCCAGGATTTCACGACGCCTCTTCCCTCGTTCGATGACGTGCCGCATCCGGTGACCAAAGAGCCGTCGTCAAGATATCAGCTCTGGTAAGTGCCTCccatctctcttctctctccctctccgatGCATCTTTTTTGCTTGAACCGTAACCCCACCCCACTGTTCCGCAGCACACCTCCCTCCAGCCACCGGATCTGGACAGCAGATCGACTTCTTGACGACTCCTCCGCCAATCCACGGTCGGTCAgttcccctcccccaccccctctccaTGGTGTAGTTGTCCTATCCTGCCTCGTACCAAACTAGTCTGGTTTGGTAATCACTGGGTCATTGGGCATAGAAAGAAACTAGTTTTTTTAGagaaggaggatgacccccggcctctacatctgggagatgcatacggtcactttattgattattctcgaggaccttacaaagtattacaacaatgtgcctaaatccaccatcttagcaacacatgccgctactcctatccaaaaagatgaaggggtgctagccgggcccctacccaaaccactcacctaagcctaacatcaaaagccagaagccgaaacatattcggaagccccagccgagccacataccgggtctggggcacaatccggtcagacgcgcTCGTGTGTCGtagccgccatcttccacaggtccgtcttcagaacatattgaggcttctaccttgtctggccactctgccatcgacgtcatcaTGACGCCAGatagcaacctcctcctgcgcgagtccatctccgtgcatcggacgccgagcctccacagcgccatgccgccgatatCCGCCGCCATCGATGTGTGAGATGAAGTACTGCTCCACCATCCGCCCAGCCAGCACTTACTCCAAaatgatgcccccaggagggaaatAATCATCGTCCGATCCagaagacccagatctagggtttcccccggagcatcccgagcctgatgacgcagactgcaacgacaatgcctcgacaagggaacgacatctaagacgccgccatcgtcctccATGATtgtagtcggcgcgattttcatcggcagttgctcCACTAGACGTGTGCCGCCGACGTCGCTGGTCCCTTCAACCAGAGCGAACACCAGAACAATGCCCTAAAGAGGGACTACGATGCAAAAGTGCCGCCATCGCTCGATCCCAAGGAGATCTATGGTTTCCCCCGTAGTTGCCCGCGTTGTCAAGGGCCAGACAAGGGTAGAATCCCGCGGATCTGCCCAGCTGCCGACGAGTCGCACCCACCACCGTGTCGACGGACGACCAGCAATCCGGCCGCGCCGCCAAGAACCGATCCGgacacgccgccgccgtccctggcgGCCGCGACGCACCAGATCGCAAGGCCTCCTGCTGCGAGGAATCGACGTCACCGAGGCACCGCCACCACCCGCCGTGGCGACCGGCACGCCACCACGCTCCGGCCCGGTGGTGCCGGCCCGCGCCAGCCCCACCCGAGCGAGAGGGTccttgggcggcggcgaggaaggaggaggagTGGGGGAGGTTCGGCGGCGATGGGATCTGGGGCCTCCCAGTCACCCATGCGGGGGGCGGCTCGGGAAGGACGGGAGGGCTTCTGTTGGGTGGGTGCGTGTGTGGAGAAAGAGATGAAGCGCTTAACCACGTTGAAAGATTCCTTTGATTCTCAGAAGGAAACTAGTTACTGTTACAATGAGCTGATAGTGTTATTTATTTGGACTATAGATGGATGTCGTGGTGTCTTGCTGTTTTAATTCAACTGGTCATGGTGATAGAAGAAAACCGGTTGCAGTGGTGTCTTGCTGTTCTAATTAAACTGCCATTGATGGATGATCAAGTGGTAGGAGGGAATGGGAAACACTACTTGAGAGTTGAGAGAAAGAGTTCTCTAAGTACTACAAATCTGTCTCATATTTTTTCAGGGAGTAACTCAATTAATTCAAGATGCATGCATGCAAATTATTGTGCAATAGTTAAAGGGCTTCTGTTGCTTCTCATTCATTCTAGTTTTTATAGTCTTGCGCTAGTGTAAGAACCTGATCTTCTTCTTGCAAAATAGTGACCAATACTGAAATTTTTTGTTTTATCCACAAGAGTTAAATATAGGTCTAGCATTATTGTTTCCCCCCTCTTCATATTGGTATGTTTAATGCCTACCCAAATTTTGGGATTGAATTTGGGACCATTGAACTAAAAACATAAGAAGAAAACGTTGAGGGAAGTAAATTGTGTGAAGGATTACGTGATCGTTGTGCAGGTCGTAGCTATTGTTCTGCTCGCGTGCCAGATGATGGTGCAGTAACATTAGAATATCTCGAGCTGAAGTTTATTGTTCATATATGTGTGTGGTTCAAATGCCATATGAGTTGTAGGATCGATCCCTGGTTATCTTTGATGACATTTATCTGCACTTTATTCATATAAAAACATTATTGGAGATCAGATCACTAAACTAAACAAGGTTCATTTCATCGAGCTAGTATATCTGCACTTCTGTAGCAGGGGCAAAAGCTCCTCACCTTTGTTTGTACCATGGgattgagagaaagagagagagagggtagtAGCAAAGACAGCTCCAACATCAAGTAATTGTAAACATGGTCTGAATGTGTTGCTTATAAACATAGTCTTTTGAAGAAGATTTCTGTCTTGTAATTCATCTTATATTGTTCACATCATGTTAGATGCTGAGAGGAATAATCTGTCTGGCCAAACAATAATAGTGGTAGCAGTGATGGTAAGAAGTCTGTGCCTTTAATCTTCTTCGGTTACCAGAAGAAGATTTCTTTACTGTAAACATGGCCTTGTTGTTGACCTTGAATCATATCCTTCATATAGTCATACTAGATGACccggttgcgccaatggcgcaagaaGCCAATTAGAAGCAATGTTAGTGAAGAATAAGTAAGAAATGTAGATGAAAAGATAATGTAATGGGGATTGTATTGCAGATAGTAGAATGACTTAAATTGGTTTACAGATAGTAGAATGACTGATATCAATTTACAGAAATACACTTATATATAGGCAGCCTCACAGCATATTTAGGCATCTTCTTAGTCTGATCATGGTCTTCAGAGGATATGTACGAAAAAGCAGAGTGCCAGTCGTCGGATAATGCTTGCATGGTAGACTTCCACACAGGTACTTGAAGGCCTATAAAAGGTGTTGGTTCCACTCTCAGACCATTTGGAGTAGCCCATATAGTTATTATCTCCGGAATATCTTTGCTTTCATTGGTCCATATGACACACTTGTAGAACCATATATCAAGGAAATCTCATTTTTTCAATAACTTCATGTGTGAGCAAGCCCAAAGACCATGTCAAACCCGAAGTGTTTTGAAATAATTTGACTTCATTAGTAGAAGTAGGTTTTAGCAACCACTTAGGGTACTACTTCAAACCCTTTAAGATGAAAAATGAAGGATCTTTGAAAATGTATacttgagcatgcatattttgtTATCTTATTCATGTAACATAGCTAGAGCCAAGTGGCGCAAGGTCCAAATTCAAATCCAATGTGTTTTGAAACAAATTGTGTTTCTTTAATAATTTCAAATTTTAGAAACCATTCAGGTGCATAGTAAGAATCAACTAAAAATGAAGTATTCAAACACCATTTTCGACTATTTATGCATATGGTCATTACATAGACAAATAAAAGAGGTTAGTGCCATAGGTAAAATGTACACCTAACATAATAAAATTTCACGTTTCATGGAACTACACTCCTTGTGAAAATAACAAAGTGTAGTATTGCTAACAAGCACAATGAAGGATCGGAGCAAGCAAAAAAGTTGGAAACTCAGGCAACATAGAGGTTGACAAAAAGCTCAATTTTTGCATATACATACAGTACATGTCACATTCAAAATTGAGATATACTGCTGATAACACATTACATCGTCAGTATCAATCATGTGGGTTCTACTTTGCAATCACACGATTCAGACAGTTGTAAACATTTGTGATCACGATAGTGTGGTAAGTGTACATATTAATTATGTATCAGGAAAAGAATCTAGCATTAGTTCCCACTTCATTCAGAAACACATAAAAGGGCTAACAGACAGTTATATGTCCACCCACCACTCCTAGCTGTGACTTCCTGAAAGGAATGGGAATAAAAAAGACATTACAGCCTCATGTCCCTTCCTTCTTCGGCTGTTATATTCGGCATGTTCTTACCTGAAACTACACTTACAATTATTTTTCCATGTTACAAGCCCATGAATTCCTCACCTGATAGATAATAATAGTTTCATATTCCAGTTTCTCAATGAGAAATGCATCAAACAAAATAAAGATGAGCATATATCTTCATATATTAGAACTTTGAATAATTAGACATAGAATCCTCTAAATAGAGGCGCTCATATTAAAATAAATAGAAACAATACTATTTTCTTAGTACTATTTGAGAATATCCATTTTTAGCAGGTTATTGCATGGTATGGAAAATTTCATAATGGAGACATAACCTACTCTAGAAACCCATCACGGCTTACATGTGCACCCTCGCACAAGTAGTCAAATACTGAAGCACATATTTTTAGCAACTAATATGAAGTATCAGTATCAGTCTCAAACCACAAAGCCACattattttatttgttttatttggtaATAATGCAATATCGACAAAAAGCATCTAGTTGACGTCGTTTACAACATCTGAATAAGATCTATCAGAAACTTTGCATGTTTTCTATGGATATTTAGCTCTGTACTAACATGGTTCAGCCAAGTGAACTAATCACAGTATTGACTCACCTTTTTAGGACTGAATTTCAGCTTGTATCTAGACAAGTTGTGGGAAAGTCCCAAGCTCCTCGGACCAAGGTCCTGTGTGCCCAACCAAGATATAAGCTCACTAAGCTGATTTATGAGCCCTCTCATTAGCTCCATCACATCACTATTGTGAACGCAGCCAATTTTCTGCAAAAGCACATAAAACCTGTAAGCGGAACTGGTAATTCTACAGGAACAGCGCAACTAAGGAACCTAACTGACCAACTTCTCTTTTATAGCATTTCCAAGTTTAGAATCAGCAATAGTTAATGTTTCACCATCTCAATGCTTCAGCTCAAGCAACTACAATAAAGTTATACTGTGTGAGTTAGATTGAGTTAGTAAATGAAAGTATACAAAATATAAGAAACATGACTGAGAGGCATATGAATTATCTCGGCAGCTTGTCAAGCACATTATATCGCCAACAAAAATTACAATGGATATCACCAGGAAGAAGCAGGTCAGTGTCCAACTAAACCATTCATCCTCTCATTATTTTGAGCACATAGGCTGACAAAAAGTAAGTGCAGTCATGAATAAGCTGATGGAAAGTCCAGTATTCTAGGTAATCCACTGCGCAGACAAGATATCATCTATGAGCCTGCTTAAGTAAGTTCAGTTGTGGAGTGTTCCTTGTGCAGTTCATAATAGAAGAAGAAAATACAAAACATGGTATCAATGGTAATGTGATATTTTGAATACCTAATTAGAGGTTAATGAGAATTAACAATTAGTGATTACAATTATATGAATAAGTTCAGTTGCAATTGAAGTCATTTTTGTTTGATATGAGGGTAAAGTTAATTCAGTTGGGGATAGGTCACCATGTTGGCTGGTCAATTATGCACACACGGAAAGGGATGAAATATCTGAAAATGTAATAGTTACAGTGAGGACTCAAGAAAAATGTACATGTCCTCCTCTTTTTCTTGGTTTCTCAtacatctctttctctctctctctctctctatctctctagaACTGGCCAGTAAAATAAAATCCTTTTTATTGAAATCTCAAACATGTTTTGGTTATTTCTGCAACAACAACAAAGTAATCACTATCAAAGAAGAGAGGGGGTGGAGGAGCTACCATACCTGTAGATGGGCTGGTGAAGGTGAAGTCGCTGGCAAGATGGTGAGGTCGCCGGCAAGGAGACCCAGCTCTTCCCGAAGACACCGGCTCCCACGTGCTGCTGGGATGGGGGGCGCCAAATCCACAGAACGCCACCCTCGCTGGATGTGGCCACCCCATGCTGTAAGCCTCCGTATGCAACATCAGTAGTCTGAATATTCATCAGGTAGAAAAAAGGCAAATGCAGAGGAGTTTAGACTTACCTACCAACACCATGGTCTACATACCCAATTGATTAACTATCTCAATCAGCATACACCCAAATTAATTAATTGGATTCTATTCGTTGCGGAAAGGGAAATGAACAAGAACAAGTCAACTGCTCCATCTGTGTTCTGCCTTCTGCTTGGGCTCCTTTCTCAATCACCCACTACAAAAGTAAGAAATATTTTCGCAGAAGGCATGAAGACGATTAACAAGCCAAGCAAACAGTAGCAGGCACACTAAATAGTGATGTGTGGAATTACCTGTCACGAAACGAATTTACGTCAGGGATGTCCTCATTGATATACCAAAAGCAGGCCAGGCTACCAATGAGCCCCTTGTACCTGTTGGAAAGAAACAATAGGGAATAAAATATCGAGGACATGAACAGAAAGAATCAAGAGTGTAGTATAGGAAGCATCGAAATAAATGTCCCAAAAAATAAATGTCCCAGCAAATGACTGAAGCTTATATGCACATAGCAACATTAAAATTTGCAGGTATTTCTTGGTACAGACCAGACCTACGGAATCTATAACAAAGCATGATTCAATCTATTTCTGCACATGGAAATGAACACCATAACGAGAAGGTCAAGTCTATACCATCCCATTGGTTGACAAACTATATCGCAACCTCTGAATCAGACGGACACCATGCAAATGCGACAACAACCAATCATTGAATCTAAGCTTGCAGATACAGTCACACATAGATCGCAAGAGTGAAAGAAGGGATATAATAcctctggagatttgcaacctgaTGCTCGACAGTCTCAGCCAGTCCACTACAGGGCATCCCTCAGCAGCTCTGTAGGCATAGTTTCATTTTGTGAAAGATGGCATTTTCCTATAAGGTTTTAGAATCCATACCAATATGGAAAAATCGTGACTGTGAAATCTCGTTGCAGTTGCCGAGACCATTGCGTAATGCATCTTCTATAAGGTACCAAACAACATGGATACTTGACCTTATGTTCCTAAAGAAAGGAAATTCGGTACTATCAAAATCCTAAAAACAACATCAGACCAGTGAATGGGATTGAAACAAAACCTAAGCAATCAAATCTTATCAAACTCTCATGCATACCCTTTGAGAAAGAAAACCGTATATCTTCAGCCAAAGCAAACAATTTTTGTTGCTTAGGTTCTATCTCAAACTAATAATATTTAGAATTTGTAGCCAACTCATTAGGATCAGGTTATCTTA
The window above is part of the Triticum aestivum cultivar Chinese Spring chromosome 2A, IWGSC CS RefSeq v2.1, whole genome shotgun sequence genome. Proteins encoded here:
- the LOC123188589 gene encoding nucleolar protein 58; this encodes MVLVAWGGHIQRGWRSVDLAPPIPAARGSRCLREELGLLAGDLTILPATSPSPAHLQKIGCVHNSDVMELMRGLINQLSELISWLGTQDLGPRSLGLSHNLSRYKLKFSPKKVRNSWACNMEK